In Deltaproteobacteria bacterium, the sequence GAACTTGCGCGCGTTGGCGACGACCCACTCGATGTACTTCGGCACGGTGAAGTCCTCGACGCCGAACGCGATGTCCTGCATGGCCTTCACGATCTGCAGCGCGGTGCCTTGGAACACGCGCCCGTCTCTCATCACGATCTTCATGCTGCGGTCTCCTTTCGGCGCGAGCGCCAGTTGCCCGAGGCGATGACGGGACGACCCTCGACCTGCTCGGGCGGGAGGAGGTAGGTCTCGACGGCGGCGCCGTCCTCGAGCGCGATGCGCGTGCGACGGTAGAAGCGCGGATGCCCTTCGAGCCGGTCAAGCGCGGCGAGCGTCGCCTCGTCGACCTCATACACCTCGCCGGCCACCGCGTGCGCGCCGCCACTCACGAGACCCGGAAACGGTCCGAGGTCCCTCAGCTCGAAT encodes:
- a CDS encoding gamma-glutamylcyclotransferase — encoded protein: MSAPRSQSRAPTRVFVYGTLLAGEPNHRVLAGARLVANARTQPAFELRDLGPFPGLVSGGAHAVAGEVYEVDEATLAALDRLEGHPRFYRRTRIALEDGAAVETYLLPPEQVEGRPVIASGNWRSRRKETAA